The Bdellovibrio sp. NC01 genome includes the window CGACGACGACTCAACGTGCCGCTAGTGTGCGTTTTATCTTTGCGACTATTTTCTTAGACGCGCTTGGCATTGGTTTGCTGATTCCCGTATTTCCTGAAGTGATTCGCCGCTTTGGCCACAATCCAGAATTTGTAAATCACTACTATGGTTACTTTATCTCTGTGTATGCATTGATGCAGTTTTTGGCTTCACCGATTTTGGGTTCACTGTCAGATCGTTTTGGTCGTCGTCCTGTGTTACTTGTTTCCCTTTTGGGAGCAGGTCTTGATTACATCTTAATGGCACTGGCGCCGACGATGGGTCTTTTGTTTGCTGGACGTATTGTTTCCGGTTTAACGGGCGCAAGTATGACAGTCGCAAGTTCGTACATGGCCGATATTTCTGACGACAGCAATCGTTCTGCAAATTTCGGAATGATCGGTGCAGCTTTTGGTTTAGGTTTCATCGTAGGACCTGGGCTTGGAGGTTTGTTGGGCGATTACAGTCATCAAGCTCCGTTCATCGCCGCTGCCGTTTTGAATTTACTTAACTTCGCGTTTGGTTATTTCATTTTACCGGAATCATTAGATGCAGAACATCGTCGTGATATTCACATCAGTAAATTGAATCCATTCAAATCCATCTTGAAAGTTTTGAAACCATCTTCAGCGATGGGTGTGTTGGTGTGGATTTATTTGTTGTTGTATCTTGCGGGGCAATCGCATCCAAGCGTGTGGACGTTGTATACGCAGTACAAATTTAAGTGGTCCGCGTTGCAAGTGGGTCTATCACTTTCGATGGTGGGTTTGATGGTCGCGGTGGGGCAAGGTTATCTGACTCGAATTATCATTCCAAAAATCGGCGAAGAAACTTCGGTGAAACTTGGGACCTGGATTAACTTTATCAGTCTTGCGGGTTACGCTTTAGCTCCTGAAGAATGGATGATTTGGGCGATCTTACCGTTGATTGCACTATCAGGTGTTGCCGGTCCTGCGTTACAGTCTTTGATTTCTAAAAATACTCCGCCTCAAGAGCAAGGGGAGTTGCAAGGTTCATTGATTTCTATCGCTAGTTTAACTGCGATTGTCGGGCCGTTGCTTTATACCGATTTATTTGCACGTTATACTGCTGCGGATAATCCTGTGCATATGCCAGGGGCCCCTTATCTGGCAGCCGCCGGATTCTGCGTCATCTGTTTGATTTTAGTGTATGTCGCAAAAGCAAAAGGAGCCCACGAATAGGGCTCCTAAAGTTTTAAAGAATTTGATCCAGATACTTTGGCAAATCCATTTTGCGTTGTGGATGGGGTGCTAAGACCGTCGTATGGTCGCCTGGCAGACGTGGGAAGAATGTTTGCAATTCTTTTTTTACCATCTCTGCCGTTAGCTTTTGATCTTTTGAAAGAGTCATCAGACTGACTTCGAAGTACGTGTACTGCGATGAACTTTTCAACGCTTTCCAAAAGTGCATCTCTGCCAAAGTTCCACTGACGTCTTTGCCGGTGTTGTAGTGATCGGCAATTTTTTGCGGGATCATGCGAAGAGGACCTTCCGAATAATCCCAAGCTTGATCGCCTTCTTCTGCGAAGAACAAAGTTGTCGAGAATTTTTCTGGCAACTCGGTCGCGTAAAGACCTTTAAAGAAATCAGAGCAGGAGCGCATATCAGCAACAGCTGCTGGCAAGAATAACTCGACAAAGTTATCAATGCGAGACCCTTTCATGTCGCAGTTGCGTGAACTGCCACCATGCCAAGGCGAATCGATCGCGATGACATGAATTTCAGGCAAAAATTCAGGTTGTGCAGACTTGGCCAAAAGGTTCAAAGCTTCACGAGTCACCAAACCACCCATGCTGTGTGCAAGGATCGTCACACGCGGCGAGCGCAGTTTACGAATACCGCGAGCAAGCTCAAGGGCTGAGCGTTTTAACGAACGGTGAAGATCGTCATAAGCGAAATAAAATAATTGATATTGAGAAATTTTTTGCACAGCCGGCAGCAAGTTCACGAAGTTCTGTGCTGAGCCTGACATCCCGTGAACTAGGATCATCGGATCTGCGTCTGTCAGTGCTTGCGCGTGGCTGTCGGTTTCAACCGGAACCAAGCGTCCCTCGTAGTGAGGTCCCAGCAAGCGTCGTTCTGTGCTGCGATCCATAGAGTTGATTTGCTTTGCATGCACCGGTGGTGCAAGGACAAAGCTTAATGTCGAGACTAAAGCAGTAATTGGAAATTGTGCCGTCGTTTTCATAGACGGCAGTTTCAAAGACGAACGCAGATGCGTCCAGTTACCGAAAATTCATGACTGAATTTTCATTCTAGATCGAGGATAAGCTCTTTCATTTTGCTGCGAATTCTTGCGAAGTCTTCAGGAGCACCGCGCGCATGAATTTTGACACCAGTCCCGTCGTAAGACTCTGACAAAACTTTAACACGATTGCGGATTTCGCCCATGATGCCGTTTTGAATCTTGTACGGTACGATGATGTCCTCATCGACCATATCTTCTTCAAAGAAATCAACCAAACGTGCACGAAGATCTGCAAGATCTTGTGGATCACGAGTTGAAAGTTGAATCGCTTCAGGGAATTCCTGTTTCAACGCTTCTGCTTCTTCCACCGACAAACGATCGCGTTTATTCAGAATCAAGAAGCTTGGAGTCTCTTCAACGCCGACTTCGGCAAGAACCTTCTTAGTGACTTCCAGTTGTGAACGGAATGACGGATCGGAAGAATCCACCACATAAAGTAGCAACGAAGCATTGTGGGCTTCATCCAAAGTTGATTTAAATGATGCCACCAGATCATGCGGAAGCTTTTTAATAAAGCCAACAGTATCTGATAACAAAATCTTAGGCTGCGTTTCAGGATGTAGCGAGCGCACCGTCGTATCAAGAGTCGCAAACAATTTATCGGCCACTAAAACTTCACTGCCAGTCATTGCACGCATAAGCGATGACTTACCAGCATTCGTGTAACCAACAAGGGCCACACAATTTTCCTGAGCACGGCGTGAACGTCTTGTCAGATGTTCTTGGCCGATGGCGCCCAATTCAGTTTTAAGTTCTTTAATGCGATCGCGGATTTTACGACGATCAAGCTCAATGCTGGATTCACCGGCACCTTTACCGCCACCACCGCCTTGGCGATCTTCCAGTGCGCCCACTTCACGAATACGCGGAGCCACGTAAGTCAGGCGAGCAATCTCGACCTGCAAACGAGCGGCACGTGTACGCGCATGGCGACTGAAGATTTCAATGATCACACCAGTACGATCAAGAACCGATGCACCTGTCGCACTTTCCAAGTTACGTAATTGTGATGGTGAAAGATCACAGTCGAAAATAACGATATCGGCTGTTTCTTTTGGTTTTGCCGAAGACGATTCAAGATCGGAATCGCTTTCCGCTTCTTCAACGAAATCTTCTTCAACAACTTCTTCGAATTCGTCGGTGTTAAGATTGAAGCGCATTGCTGCTTTATGTTTTTTCTTAACAAACATCGCAGCCACTTTACCAGTGCCACCAGTCCATTCAGAAAGTTCCTGCAACTTACCATCGCCCAGAACCGCAGCGCCCTTTGTTGAAGAGCGACGTTGTGACATACGGCCGATAACATCATAACCCAAGGTCGTCACAAGACGTGACAGTTCATCAAGTGAACTGTTGAGTTCCTGATCTGTCGTGCGGCCCAGTTGCACACCAACTAGGACAGCTTTCAAAGTTTTTGCTTGGGTTGAATGTGTACTCATTTTTTCTTAGCACTCTTTTCGAATGTTGGAGCTTTTTTACGCGGATTGAATCTGCGACGTTTTTGGATTTTACCACCGCCACCACCTTCACGCTCGCCACGACCTTCGATGATCGCTTTCGCTTTACCTTTAGACATGACCGCCGCTTTTTCCACATCTTCAGAGTGGTAGGGCTGATCTTTAATCACAGGAATCGATTTGCCGATAAGCTTTTCGATTTCGCGAAGGAAAGATTTTTCTTCTGCATCACAGAACGCGATCGCTTGGCCTTGTTGACCCGCGCGAGCTGTACGACCGATACGGTGCACGTAGCTTTCTGTTTCGTGAGGAAGTTCAAAGTTAATTACGTGCGTGATGTTATCGATGTCGATACCACGAGCAGCGATATCAGTAGCGACCAGCACGCGGATACGGCCTTCACGCAAATTTTCTAAAGCACGTTGACGTGCGTTTTGAGATTTGTTGCCGTGAATTGCTTCCGCAGGAATTTGATTCTTTTGAAGAGTTTCAACGACACGGTTCGCACCATGCTTTGTACGAGTGAACACGATCACGCGTTGGAACGCTTTGTCTTTCAAAAGCGTGCGCAATAAATCGCGTTTTTTGCTCTTATCAACGAACATCACGGATTGTTCGATCATTTCGGCCGTTGAAGAAACTGGATTGACTTCAACACGCACAGGATTTGTTAACAACGAGTCCGCAAGTTTCTTGATATCGTGGGGCATCGTCGCAGAGAAAAACAAATTCTGACGTTGTGCTGGAAGCAATTGCACGATTTTGCGGATATCGGGCAAGAAGCCCATATCCAACATACGATCCGCTTCGTCTAAAACGAAAACTTCAAGTTTGTTCAAGTGCACGTATTTTTGTTGGATCAAATCCAACAAACGACCCGGCGTCGCGATCAAGACATCAACACCTGCTGCGAGTTCTTTCGTTTGTGGACCTTGGTTCACGCCACCAAAAATCACAGAATAGCGCATGCGAATGTGCTTGCCGTAAGTTTTGAAGCTTTCGTGAATTTGAATCGCCAATTCACGTGTTGGTGAAAGAATCAAAGCGCGCGGATGTTTCGGTTCCGGGCGACGGTGATTTTTGTAAAGAGTTTGAAGCATCGGCAACGCAAAGGCTGCCGTCTTGCCAGTTCCTGTCTGCGCAGAACCCAAAAGATCGCGTCCCTCCAACAAGTGGGGAATGGATTGGATCTGAATCGGAGTTGGGTTTGTATAACCAGATTCTGCAACAGCTTTTTGAAGAGGCTCAATCAAAGGAAGATCAGTAAATTTCGTAGTCTGCATAAGACCCGGGAAGCTACAGGTCGGCCCGGGGAAGGGCAAGGGTTTCCGGCTCAAATGTCTAAAAATACAGGGTATTTTTCCCTCTAAAGCATTAGGTTTCTTTTAAAAGTTTAGCTAAGCCTTCAGATGCTGAAAAACTGAGCTCAAAACCCTTGGCCGTTTCGGGTTTTACTAAACCGACTGCCGTTGCATGATCCACGAATTGTTGCAGGTGCGAATAGAAGCCATCGACATCAATGATAGCAATAGGCTTTTGGTGATAACCGATTTGGGCCCACGTCAGAACTTCGAACAATTCTTCCAGAGTACCGAAGCCTCCGGGCAAGGCGATAAAGGCGTCAGCTAATGCTGCCATTGTCGCTTTTCTTTCGTGCATGTCGTTGACGATTCGAAGATCAGGAAGATTTTTGTGAGCCTTTTCAATGTCGACTAATTTCTGTGGCATCACCCCAATGACTTTGCCGCCTTTTTCCATCACCGCATCCGCCAGAATGCCCATGATGCCAACATTCGCTCCACCATAGACAAGTTCAATATTTTTCTGTGCAAGCAAGTGGCCTAGTTCTTTTGCGACTTTTGCGAAGTTAGGATTGGTACCAGTGCTGGAAGCGCAATACACACAGATTCTTTTGATCGCCATTGGGGACTCCCGTTCTGGCTCTAGATTTAAACTTTCGACGTAAAAAAGGCTAGGCCTTTTTATGCTTTCCTACAAGACTCGGTCTTCGCGTTAACGGTCTTTGTGGGGCGGGCTTAAAATGTAAAAGTGAAGCGAAAGGAGAACATCATGGCAAGCGCTCATACTCAGGCCAAAAAGAATCTGACTAAAGCGGAGTTCAAATTATTCAGTGGCAGTTTTCCTACAGAAATCAAAGCGTCCACTCGCAGACATTTGAATTCAGCCATCTTCCAGCTTGAAAAGTTACTTAGAAAATATCGTACTGCCAGAAGTACGGCGGGCGAGAGGGACATGCGACTTGTTGAGTTTCGTTTGAAAAGTCTTGCTCAAGCACAGCAACGCTATCAGAAAAAATTAGATCGCATGGATCAGGACACGAAAAAATTATTATATCCAAGAAAAAAATCGTTAACGGTGCAGCCAAAAATGAAAGTGGAGTTGAAGGATTCTCCTCGCGATCACTTTCTATACCAAGATAAACAGAAAATTTATGATAATTCTAATAAGGCTCTACGTGAAAAACATGCTTTTGAAAATGCCAACATGAAACGTGTCGCCGGTTATTCAAAAGCTCGTTCGCGTAAAGCGCAAGTGGCAAGGGACAGAGTAACTTCTGCGAAAGAAAGCGCTTAGCTCTTGTGACGAATCTTTACATATTAGAGAGTCGTAACTTCTCTTATTTTGGGTGAATGGATACTGTCTGGGCCTCAGGAGAAATCTATGAAGCACGGACAGTTTCTTTTTGCGTTACTGCTTGCACCGCTATGGGCGTCGGCTGACAGTTCGTCTAAAGACATTAGTTTTTCAACAAAGTGTGATACCCGCAATGATATTGCGACGGTTTCGTTTGTTGGCGATGTGCTGATTCATAAGCCACTGTATGAAATCGTGGTGAATGATACTAAAAAATTCTCTCAAATCTGGAAGCGCACTAATCCATTGATTCAAAAAGCGGACTTGTCACTTGCGAATTTAGAGGGGCCCGCTGCGATGGGCATTGATCGCAAGGGTCGCGATCATGGCGACATCGGCTTTGTCTATGACGGCGAAGTCTATTCTGGCACGAACATGTTGTTCAATTATCACCCACAAATTTTAAAAGACCTGAAGGACTCTGGTTACGATCTGCTAACTGTCGCGAATAATCACAGTTTGGATCGTGGCTCGATGGGTATTGATAAAACTCTTCAAGCGGCTCGAGCTATTGGTTTGCCAACTGTAGGCACTCGACTTTCTTCGGAACGTAATGCCGATTTTTATCAGATCGCAAAAGTAAAAGGTCTGAATGTGGCCGTTGTCGGTTGTACGGAAATGACGAATGGGAGTTTTGATTCCAAGGATCAGATTTTAAATTGTTATAAAGACGGGCGTGCGGTGCAAATCGTTAAGGATCTTGCGGCTCGCAGTGATGTTGATGCAGTGATTGTATTCCCGCATTGGGGGCAAGAATATCAACCGTTGCCAGATTCAAGTCAGGTCGTATTTGCCCATCGCTTTTTAGAAGCGGGAGCTGTTGCCGTTGTGGGTTCGCATCCTCATGTGGTGCAACCTTGGGAAAAGTATGTCACTCAGGATGGGCGTGAAACTTTAGTGGTTTACTCGCTGGGAAATTTCGTAGCCGCCCAAAAAGATGTTGAACGTAAAACCGGCCCGATTGTGTATTTGGGTTTAAGTAAAGAGGGAAGCCAGAAAGCCAAAGTTTTTGGTGTCGCTTATACGCCGACGTTCCGCGTTTCCGCTGAACTTTTTCCAGTAGGAAAAGATGGCAACAAGGACGTCTTGGCCTATGCCGCGAAAAACTTCGGAACTGTCAATCGTTTAGAGCCTTCTTCAAATCTTCTAGAAAAAATCTGCAAATAAGTTGCGATCTTAAGCGGGGCAGTTTAAATCTGCCTCGATGTCATCAATCAATCCGCATTTCACATTCAATTACTCGCAACCGGAAGAATACCGATTTTCTCACGATTCGGTATTTTTGGCGCGTCGGGTGTTTGAGTTATTAAAGCCTTCTGAGCTTGACGGAATGCGCGGATTAGATTTGTGTTCTGGATGTGGCATCATCGGTTTAGATTTCTTGTTTCACTGTCAGAAAGAATGGCAACGAACACCGCAGATTTTTGATTTCTTAGAAGTGCAAAATGTTTATTTGCCTCACTTCATGGAAAATAAATCACGCCTAGGATCAGTTGCTTGTGATCTGAATTTTGTGAATGAAAATTATGAGTGTTTAAGTGCTCCGGAATTTGCGCAAAGATATGACTTGATCTTATGCAATCCGCCTTATTTTTTCGCGGATAAGGGGAGCTTGTCTCCTTCGGAATTCAAAAATCGTTGTCGCTTTTTTATCGATTCTGGTTTTAAAGAATTACTGTTTGCGATTGCCAATAGTTTGTCGGCGCGCGGGCAGGCCTATTTACTTCTTCGTGATCTCTCGGAACACGGTTGGAATTCCCTCAAAGAGTGTGAAAAAATTTTGCAAGGCAAAGCGCTTGTGGAACGCCTGGGTGATATTCGTGGGACCCATTTCGTTCGCCTCATTCCTGCATAAATTGGTTATTGGCCCACGCTTCAGGCAATTGGTTTTCATTTATTCATCGTAAAAATGCTGCGGATGACTTTGTTTAGGGATTTGGTTACTTCATGGGCCTTCCAAAAACGAGGTTATTTCCATGAAACTTCTTTTATACGTACTTTTGACTTTTGCTCCTATCGCTTCAATGGCTTGCCCATTGGGTGCTAAAGATGACCATTTGACGATTCAACGTGTGATGATCAACTTCGGCAAATATGTTGGCCAAGCTGATCACATTGCATTGTTGGGCGCAAAATATCCAAATGAAACTGTGACGGATGCGGATATCCAAGATGCGATCACTAAAATCGGTCTTGCAATGTCTTGCGCTCAAGCGGTTGTTGATAATCCAACAGGTGATATGCTTCCTGGTAAAGCCATGTTCTTAGAAGGTGACGAGCTTAAAGAATACGTTGAAGACTTCGTGTACTTCATGGCTGAATTCAAAGACCAGTTGGCTCACTACCAAGCAAGTTTCCAAGCGATGCTTGCGACTAAAGCTGCTGACAGAAAATGGGATCCTTTGTATGAAGAAAGCGAAAAGTTAAACGACTTCATCGATCACGCTCACCGTAAGACTTCTGTTAATGCCAATACGAAGTTGATGTCGGCTCAAGTAGCAGCGTTCGACGTACAAACTGGCAGCTTGAAGCAAAACATGAAGGCGGCAGAGAAGAATTTGAAAGCTATCGCAGCTTCAATCAATGATTCTTCTAAAAACGAAGCCAACGCGGCTTTGGCTTACGATGCGGCTTTGTATTTCCGTGCCACTTACGATCAAGTTCCTGAAAATATCAGTGATCTTCCAAGCAGCCAACAAGCGGCAGCGATGCAAGGCTACCAAGCAGAGATTCGCAAAGTTGTTGAAGCTTGCGTCAACTTGCAAAAAGCACTGTTGGCGGGCGACACAGCGACTGCAACCCAACTTCTTAAAGATTTGTCTCATCTAAAAGATACAGGTCATGATGAGTACAATCACTAGGGCTTCTTTCTAACCAGTGATTCAAATAAAAAAGCCGCTGTTTCCAGCGGCTTTTTTTTATTTTGTCTGTTTCAGAAATTAAGAGTTCGCAGTGAGCTTTTCGAAGTTCGCGATCTTTTCTTTGATCACGTCGATCGATTTTTGCCAGAACTGTGGTTTTGTGATGTCTTCGTTCAAATGCTTTTTGATCAAATCTTCAGCGGTCATGCGGCCTGTGTCGCGCAAGATCGCAACATAAGTCTTCATGAAGTCTGCACCCAGCTCTTTACGACGAGCATAGATGCTTAAGCTGAACAAGTAACCAAACGTGTATGGGAAGTTGTAGAAGCTAATTCCCGCGAATGAGAAATGCTGCTTATGGGCCCAATACAGATCATCATTTTTTGAAAGACTTGTGCCGTACCATTCTGTCCAAGTTTCATCCATTAATTGGCGAAGCTCTTTAGAATTCAACATACGTTCTTTGCGACGTTCGTAGAATTTTCTTTCGAATTCAAAACGGCTTGGGATGTTTAGTAGCATCGCCATGGCGTTTTCCATGTCACTCCATGCGAATTCAACTTTTTCTTCCGGAGTCGCTGCATTCTTCACCAAAGCATCGTGCAACACAGTTTCAGCAAAGATGCTGGCCGTTTCTGCAAGAGTCATTGGATAATTCATTTCACCACGGGACATGTCGCGCATTACCCACGAGTGGAAAGCGTGACCCAATTCATGTGCTAGCGTCGAAACGTCATTGGCAGAGCCCATGTAAGTCATGTACACG containing:
- a CDS encoding TIGR00730 family Rossman fold protein, producing the protein MAIKRICVYCASSTGTNPNFAKVAKELGHLLAQKNIELVYGGANVGIMGILADAVMEKGGKVIGVMPQKLVDIEKAHKNLPDLRIVNDMHERKATMAALADAFIALPGGFGTLEELFEVLTWAQIGYHQKPIAIIDVDGFYSHLQQFVDHATAVGLVKPETAKGFELSFSASEGLAKLLKET
- a CDS encoding cytochrome b562 — its product is MKLLLYVLLTFAPIASMACPLGAKDDHLTIQRVMINFGKYVGQADHIALLGAKYPNETVTDADIQDAITKIGLAMSCAQAVVDNPTGDMLPGKAMFLEGDELKEYVEDFVYFMAEFKDQLAHYQASFQAMLATKAADRKWDPLYEESEKLNDFIDHAHRKTSVNANTKLMSAQVAAFDVQTGSLKQNMKAAEKNLKAIAASINDSSKNEANAALAYDAALYFRATYDQVPENISDLPSSQQAAAMQGYQAEIRKVVEACVNLQKALLAGDTATATQLLKDLSHLKDTGHDEYNH
- a CDS encoding methyltransferase, whose protein sequence is MSSINPHFTFNYSQPEEYRFSHDSVFLARRVFELLKPSELDGMRGLDLCSGCGIIGLDFLFHCQKEWQRTPQIFDFLEVQNVYLPHFMENKSRLGSVACDLNFVNENYECLSAPEFAQRYDLILCNPPYFFADKGSLSPSEFKNRCRFFIDSGFKELLFAIANSLSARGQAYLLLRDLSEHGWNSLKECEKILQGKALVERLGDIRGTHFVRLIPA
- the hflX gene encoding GTPase HflX; translation: MSTHSTQAKTLKAVLVGVQLGRTTDQELNSSLDELSRLVTTLGYDVIGRMSQRRSSTKGAAVLGDGKLQELSEWTGGTGKVAAMFVKKKHKAAMRFNLNTDEFEEVVEEDFVEEAESDSDLESSSAKPKETADIVIFDCDLSPSQLRNLESATGASVLDRTGVIIEIFSRHARTRAARLQVEIARLTYVAPRIREVGALEDRQGGGGGKGAGESSIELDRRKIRDRIKELKTELGAIGQEHLTRRSRRAQENCVALVGYTNAGKSSLMRAMTGSEVLVADKLFATLDTTVRSLHPETQPKILLSDTVGFIKKLPHDLVASFKSTLDEAHNASLLLYVVDSSDPSFRSQLEVTKKVLAEVGVEETPSFLILNKRDRLSVEEAEALKQEFPEAIQLSTRDPQDLADLRARLVDFFEEDMVDEDIIVPYKIQNGIMGEIRNRVKVLSESYDGTGVKIHARGAPEDFARIRSKMKELILDLE
- a CDS encoding TCR/Tet family MFS transporter produces the protein MTTTTQRAASVRFIFATIFLDALGIGLLIPVFPEVIRRFGHNPEFVNHYYGYFISVYALMQFLASPILGSLSDRFGRRPVLLVSLLGAGLDYILMALAPTMGLLFAGRIVSGLTGASMTVASSYMADISDDSNRSANFGMIGAAFGLGFIVGPGLGGLLGDYSHQAPFIAAAVLNLLNFAFGYFILPESLDAEHRRDIHISKLNPFKSILKVLKPSSAMGVLVWIYLLLYLAGQSHPSVWTLYTQYKFKWSALQVGLSLSMVGLMVAVGQGYLTRIIIPKIGEETSVKLGTWINFISLAGYALAPEEWMIWAILPLIALSGVAGPALQSLISKNTPPQEQGELQGSLISIASLTAIVGPLLYTDLFARYTAADNPVHMPGAPYLAAAGFCVICLILVYVAKAKGAHE
- a CDS encoding CapA family protein → MKHGQFLFALLLAPLWASADSSSKDISFSTKCDTRNDIATVSFVGDVLIHKPLYEIVVNDTKKFSQIWKRTNPLIQKADLSLANLEGPAAMGIDRKGRDHGDIGFVYDGEVYSGTNMLFNYHPQILKDLKDSGYDLLTVANNHSLDRGSMGIDKTLQAARAIGLPTVGTRLSSERNADFYQIAKVKGLNVAVVGCTEMTNGSFDSKDQILNCYKDGRAVQIVKDLAARSDVDAVIVFPHWGQEYQPLPDSSQVVFAHRFLEAGAVAVVGSHPHVVQPWEKYVTQDGRETLVVYSLGNFVAAQKDVERKTGPIVYLGLSKEGSQKAKVFGVAYTPTFRVSAELFPVGKDGNKDVLAYAAKNFGTVNRLEPSSNLLEKICK
- a CDS encoding triacylglycerol lipase, whose translation is MKTTAQFPITALVSTLSFVLAPPVHAKQINSMDRSTERRLLGPHYEGRLVPVETDSHAQALTDADPMILVHGMSGSAQNFVNLLPAVQKISQYQLFYFAYDDLHRSLKRSALELARGIRKLRSPRVTILAHSMGGLVTREALNLLAKSAQPEFLPEIHVIAIDSPWHGGSSRNCDMKGSRIDNFVELFLPAAVADMRSCSDFFKGLYATELPEKFSTTLFFAEEGDQAWDYSEGPLRMIPQKIADHYNTGKDVSGTLAEMHFWKALKSSSQYTYFEVSLMTLSKDQKLTAEMVKKELQTFFPRLPGDHTTVLAPHPQRKMDLPKYLDQIL
- a CDS encoding DEAD/DEAH box helicase codes for the protein MQTTKFTDLPLIEPLQKAVAESGYTNPTPIQIQSIPHLLEGRDLLGSAQTGTGKTAAFALPMLQTLYKNHRRPEPKHPRALILSPTRELAIQIHESFKTYGKHIRMRYSVIFGGVNQGPQTKELAAGVDVLIATPGRLLDLIQQKYVHLNKLEVFVLDEADRMLDMGFLPDIRKIVQLLPAQRQNLFFSATMPHDIKKLADSLLTNPVRVEVNPVSSTAEMIEQSVMFVDKSKKRDLLRTLLKDKAFQRVIVFTRTKHGANRVVETLQKNQIPAEAIHGNKSQNARQRALENLREGRIRVLVATDIAARGIDIDNITHVINFELPHETESYVHRIGRTARAGQQGQAIAFCDAEEKSFLREIEKLIGKSIPVIKDQPYHSEDVEKAAVMSKGKAKAIIEGRGEREGGGGGKIQKRRRFNPRKKAPTFEKSAKKK